A stretch of the Desulfobacter sp. genome encodes the following:
- a CDS encoding adenine phosphoribosyltransferase: MNLKESIRSIPGWPIKGVIFRDLTTLMQDPKAFEQACDILFDRYKDKNIDKIVGIDARGFVFGAVLAYKLGIGFVPVRKKGKLPHKTLQESYSLEYGKDTLEIHEDSIETGEKVVVVDDLIATGGTVGATVKLVNTLGADLVECAFIVELPDLKGKEKIPGTPVFSIIEFEGE; encoded by the coding sequence ATGAACTTGAAAGAGAGCATCAGAAGTATTCCGGGCTGGCCGATCAAAGGCGTTATCTTCAGAGATTTAACCACCTTGATGCAGGATCCTAAAGCATTTGAGCAAGCCTGTGATATCCTTTTTGACCGGTACAAGGACAAGAACATTGACAAAATTGTGGGTATTGATGCCAGGGGCTTTGTCTTTGGCGCGGTTCTGGCCTATAAACTGGGAATCGGTTTTGTACCGGTCCGCAAAAAAGGTAAACTCCCCCATAAAACCCTCCAGGAAAGCTACAGCCTTGAATACGGCAAAGATACCCTTGAAATTCATGAGGACAGCATAGAAACGGGAGAAAAAGTGGTGGTTGTGGATGATTTGATTGCCACAGGCGGTACTGTGGGGGCAACGGTCAAGCTGGTCAACACGCTTGGCGCCGACCTGGTTGAATGTGCCTTTATTGTTGAACTGCCCGATCTTAAAGGAAAAGAGAAGATTCCCGGAACCCCGGTGTTTTCAATCATCGAGTTTGAAGGTGAATAA
- a CDS encoding sulfurtransferase: protein MKPNTNKSLTAGLAAGLMILAFIFMLSPAQAKEAWMFDDIVEVDFVMSKISVPMDEDVMIIDARPYKPKYIKGFIPGAVSIPFSEFDKKINMLPKDKATLLIYYCGGVKCKLSHKSAKKAAALGYTNVKVFAKGFPEYKKQPGAYPAISAEQVAVQIAANNTIIVDARPQKPKFDKGHIPTAINIPFSQFDTLKGKLPRDLETPIIFYCGGLKCKLSHKSAARALVLGYKNVTVFTRGYPDWKAKFGGDNAAVAVQAGDVEGSIDLDRFKSIIEKDPGSILLIDARDADEFAKGHFKTAVNIPTEVLEPKIKDLPSDKPIVFVCSTGARSGEAYYMVKDVREAIEVYYVEATIDFKKDGSYTIKKN, encoded by the coding sequence ATGAAACCTAACACAAACAAATCATTGACCGCCGGTCTGGCTGCAGGCCTGATGATTCTGGCCTTCATTTTCATGCTATCCCCTGCCCAGGCAAAAGAGGCCTGGATGTTTGACGATATCGTGGAAGTGGATTTCGTTATGTCCAAAATCTCAGTGCCCATGGACGAGGATGTGATGATCATTGATGCAAGACCCTACAAGCCCAAATATATTAAGGGGTTTATCCCGGGGGCCGTGTCCATTCCCTTTTCTGAATTTGATAAAAAAATCAATATGCTGCCAAAGGATAAGGCCACCTTGCTCATCTATTATTGCGGCGGAGTAAAATGCAAGCTGAGTCACAAATCTGCTAAAAAAGCTGCGGCTCTGGGCTATACCAATGTAAAGGTGTTTGCCAAAGGATTTCCCGAATACAAGAAACAGCCCGGTGCCTATCCGGCAATCTCTGCTGAGCAGGTGGCTGTCCAGATCGCTGCAAACAACACCATTATTGTGGATGCAAGACCCCAAAAACCCAAATTTGACAAGGGTCATATCCCCACAGCCATCAACATCCCCTTTTCCCAGTTTGACACCCTTAAAGGGAAGCTGCCCAGGGACCTTGAAACTCCGATTATCTTTTATTGCGGCGGGTTAAAATGCAAGCTAAGCCACAAATCTGCTGCCCGGGCCCTTGTCCTGGGATATAAAAATGTAACGGTATTTACCCGGGGATACCCCGACTGGAAGGCAAAATTCGGCGGGGATAATGCAGCCGTGGCCGTCCAAGCCGGGGATGTGGAAGGCTCCATTGACCTTGACAGGTTTAAAAGCATAATCGAAAAAGATCCCGGATCCATCCTCCTCATTGATGCCCGGGATGCCGATGAGTTTGCCAAGGGCCATTTTAAGACGGCCGTCAATATCCCCACAGAAGTATTGGAGCCCAAGATCAAAGACCTTCCCTCTGACAAGCCCATTGTCTTTGTCTGCTCCACCGGAGCCAGAAGCGGGGAAGCCTATTACATGGTCAAAGATGTCAGAGAAGCGATAGAAGTCTACTATGTGGAAGCCACCATTGATTTTAAAAAAGACGGTTCTTACACCATAAAGAAAAATTAA
- a CDS encoding 4Fe-4S dicluster domain-containing protein, with amino-acid sequence MSDKLSRRAFLKGSILSVGSVAASASVVSAASALAPSPQDPLVTVIDISKCIGCEDCVYACKESNASKFPFPQKPFPRMFPDRVPIEDWSNRQEVTDRLTPYNWLYIQHATAIVDGEEVELTIPRRCMHCNNPPCVKLCPWGAAKQETNGLSRIDADICLGGSKCNKVCPWDVPQRQTGVGLYLDILPNFAGNGVMYKCDRCFQKIEKGETPACIEACPEDVQTIGLRSKMVALAKARAQEMNGYLYGLDENGGTNTIYISPVPFDTLDLETGKGKPHMDVVPDQMAQGSRLARAMLIAPIAGIAAAFGKYYSRVKEDR; translated from the coding sequence ATGTCAGATAAATTGTCCAGACGGGCCTTTTTAAAAGGCAGTATTCTTTCTGTCGGCTCTGTTGCGGCATCCGCCTCTGTGGTAAGTGCCGCTTCAGCCCTTGCCCCTTCGCCCCAGGACCCTCTGGTGACGGTGATTGATATTTCTAAATGCATTGGATGTGAGGATTGTGTCTATGCCTGCAAAGAATCCAACGCCTCAAAATTTCCTTTTCCCCAAAAGCCTTTTCCCCGAATGTTTCCGGACCGGGTCCCCATTGAGGACTGGTCAAATCGCCAGGAGGTCACGGACCGCCTGACCCCCTATAACTGGCTTTATATCCAGCATGCCACGGCCATTGTTGACGGAGAAGAAGTTGAACTTACCATTCCCAGGCGGTGCATGCACTGCAACAATCCTCCCTGTGTGAAACTTTGTCCCTGGGGGGCGGCCAAACAGGAGACCAACGGGCTTTCAAGGATTGATGCCGACATTTGCCTGGGCGGTTCCAAGTGCAACAAGGTTTGCCCCTGGGATGTTCCCCAGCGCCAGACAGGGGTCGGCCTTTACCTGGATATCCTTCCAAATTTTGCCGGAAACGGGGTGATGTACAAGTGCGACCGCTGTTTTCAGAAAATAGAAAAAGGGGAAACACCTGCCTGTATTGAGGCCTGCCCCGAAGATGTACAGACCATTGGCTTAAGATCCAAGATGGTTGCCCTGGCAAAGGCCAGGGCCCAAGAGATGAACGGGTACTTATACGGGCTTGATGAAAACGGGGGCACCAACACCATTTATATTTCCCCGGTACCCTTTGACACCCTTGACCTTGAGACTGGAAAGGGAAAACCCCATATGGATGTTGTGCCGGACCAGATGGCACAAGGGTCACGCCTTGCCCGGGCAATGCTCATTGCTCCCATTGCAGGGATTGCCGCCGCTTTTGGCAAATATTACAGCCGGGTAAAGGAGGATCGCTGA
- a CDS encoding IS256 family transposase, translated as MTEENTEFDFQKALKGIQEGKPFTGKGGVLTSLIKNLAEAALEGELESHLGQEVSANRRNGKSKKTIKSLDGKFELETPRDRAGTFSPQIVKKHQTTLSDEIERKIIALYGLGMSYNDMASHLQEIYGLEISNATLSTITDKIIHTVKEWQARPLENVYPIVWLDAIHYKVRENGKVGSKAVYTILGVNIEGRKEVLGLYISENEGANFWLQVLTDLSNRGVKDILIACVDGLKGFPEAIETIFPDTEVQLCVVHQIRNSLKYVGSKNKKEFMADLKRVYKAVNKDLAEEELDILENKWNDKYPIVIKSWRNNWERLSHFFKYPEEIRRIIYTTNTIEAVHRQFRKLTKTKGSFPNQDSLLKLLYMGIQNASKKWTMPIQNWSLTISQLAIFFEGRLDKELGI; from the coding sequence ATGACCGAAGAAAACACCGAATTTGATTTTCAAAAAGCCCTTAAAGGCATCCAGGAAGGTAAACCCTTCACAGGTAAGGGCGGCGTCCTTACATCATTAATCAAAAATCTTGCTGAAGCTGCTCTTGAAGGAGAGTTGGAGTCCCATCTCGGGCAGGAAGTTTCTGCCAACCGCCGTAATGGAAAAAGCAAAAAGACCATTAAATCCCTGGATGGTAAATTTGAGCTGGAAACCCCGCGTGACAGGGCCGGAACCTTCTCTCCACAGATCGTCAAAAAACATCAGACAACGCTCAGCGATGAAATTGAAAGAAAGATAATAGCCCTTTACGGCCTGGGCATGAGTTATAATGATATGGCTTCCCATTTACAGGAAATCTATGGACTTGAGATTTCAAATGCCACTCTGAGCACCATTACCGATAAAATCATCCATACCGTCAAAGAATGGCAGGCCAGGCCGTTGGAAAATGTGTACCCAATCGTATGGCTTGATGCCATACATTATAAAGTACGAGAAAACGGAAAGGTCGGCAGCAAAGCCGTTTACACAATTCTTGGGGTGAATATCGAGGGCCGCAAAGAGGTTCTTGGGCTGTACATATCCGAGAATGAGGGTGCGAACTTCTGGCTGCAGGTGTTAACAGACCTTTCAAACCGAGGGGTAAAAGATATCCTGATTGCCTGTGTTGATGGTCTAAAAGGTTTTCCCGAGGCCATTGAGACCATATTCCCGGACACAGAAGTTCAACTCTGCGTAGTCCACCAGATCCGAAATTCATTGAAATACGTTGGTTCCAAAAATAAAAAGGAATTTATGGCAGATCTAAAACGTGTTTATAAAGCGGTCAATAAGGATCTGGCCGAAGAAGAACTGGATATCTTGGAAAATAAATGGAATGACAAATACCCGATTGTGATAAAATCCTGGCGGAACAACTGGGAACGCCTCAGTCATTTCTTTAAATATCCAGAAGAGATTCGACGGATAATATACACCACAAATACCATTGAGGCTGTGCATCGACAGTTTCGAAAACTGACCAAAACAAAGGGATCATTCCCGAACCAGGACAGCCTGTTAAAGCTGCTTTACATGGGGATCCAGAACGCCAGTAAAAAATGGACAATGCCGATTCAAAATTGGTCACTGACAATTTCCCAGTTGGCAATTTTCTTTGAAGGCCGGCTGGATAAAGAGCTGGGAATTTGA
- a CDS encoding cytoplasmic protein: MNDNGGSPNSIDFLVDKDHLFREQTITDLKIATIRQLIPIKADGSDDADREPIFIGSTQLGTPQGPIPMQAKLEAATLGQAMDAFPQAMEEETKKVVENLKRMHEQQKKSQDSRIIMPGMQ, encoded by the coding sequence ATGAACGACAACGGCGGTTCGCCCAACAGCATTGATTTTTTGGTCGACAAGGACCATCTTTTTCGTGAACAAACCATCACGGACCTGAAAATTGCCACCATCCGGCAATTGATTCCCATCAAGGCAGACGGGTCAGACGATGCTGACCGGGAACCCATTTTCATCGGCAGTACCCAGTTAGGTACCCCCCAGGGACCCATCCCCATGCAGGCCAAGCTTGAGGCTGCAACCCTTGGACAGGCCATGGATGCCTTCCCCCAGGCCATGGAAGAAGAGACCAAAAAAGTGGTTGAAAATCTCAAACGGATGCACGAACAGCAGAAAAAATCCCAGGATTCCAGAATTATCATGCCGGGGATGCAATAA
- a CDS encoding SAM-dependent chlorinase/fluorinase — translation MTTRNIPIVLVSDFGHTDPFAGIVKGVILNICPNAQLVDLTHGIRPQDIFQGAFVLYRSFGFFPKGSIFCAVVDPGVGSQRAPIAIKTRNYYFVGPDNGLLWPAASADTIETCVCLDRPEFCLEQISTTFHGRDIFAPIAAWIRMGTPLHLLGRTMACPNEFKFPVPKLESQGMILTVLGRDRFGNLTLNLKSQEFESGFSALFSLEFKGVKITRVFETYEQAPKDIFFVLAGSAGFMEVALKNSSAARMLKADVLDRFLLKSRREPE, via the coding sequence GTGACCACTCGGAATATACCCATTGTACTGGTCAGTGATTTTGGCCATACAGACCCCTTTGCCGGTATTGTAAAAGGGGTGATCCTCAATATTTGTCCAAACGCTCAACTTGTTGACCTGACCCATGGTATTCGGCCCCAGGATATTTTCCAGGGGGCCTTTGTCTTGTACCGATCCTTTGGCTTTTTTCCCAAAGGCAGTATTTTTTGTGCGGTGGTGGACCCGGGAGTGGGCTCCCAAAGAGCCCCCATTGCCATAAAAACCCGTAACTATTATTTTGTGGGGCCTGACAACGGGCTGCTCTGGCCGGCAGCCAGCGCCGACACCATTGAGACTTGCGTTTGTCTGGACAGGCCTGAATTTTGTCTGGAGCAAATATCAACGACCTTCCATGGTCGGGATATCTTTGCACCCATCGCGGCTTGGATCCGCATGGGTACCCCTTTGCATTTGCTGGGCAGGACCATGGCCTGTCCAAATGAATTTAAATTCCCAGTGCCGAAATTGGAGAGCCAGGGGATGATACTCACGGTACTGGGCCGGGACCGGTTCGGGAACCTGACCTTGAACCTGAAATCTCAGGAATTTGAGTCTGGTTTCAGCGCTTTGTTTTCCCTGGAATTTAAGGGGGTGAAAATCACCCGGGTCTTTGAAACCTATGAACAGGCCCCCAAAGATATTTTCTTTGTTCTGGCCGGGTCTGCAGGGTTCATGGAAGTGGCTTTAAAAAACAGCAGTGCCGCCCGGATGCTCAAGGCCGATGTTTTGGACCGGTTTTTGCTCAAATCCAGAAGAGAACCAGAATAA
- a CDS encoding EamA family transporter — protein MISQKFAVLTLVAMVAFAANSVLCRFALEKGQMDPLLFTLIRLGSGGLVLMLITRNFRFKSVLNGPTLCMSFMLFAYALFFSFAYQTLSTGTGALIIFSAIQITMFAGGICQGERPNLLTFLGMAIAIAGLGGLVYPSLSLPSRSGAFFMGISGVTWGIYSLLGQKAKNPQGTTAANFSAAFILALVAGAFFKVLGGPFESSFARPDPFTLGAALASGAVASAGGYVVWYRALQDLLAVQAALVQMSVPILASLGGIFFYQSL, from the coding sequence TTGATAAGCCAAAAATTTGCTGTCCTGACCCTTGTGGCCATGGTTGCCTTTGCAGCCAACTCTGTTCTATGCCGGTTTGCCCTGGAGAAAGGACAGATGGATCCTTTACTTTTTACCCTGATCAGACTTGGTTCAGGTGGGCTGGTTCTGATGCTGATCACCCGAAATTTCAGATTCAAATCTGTTTTAAATGGGCCCACGCTTTGTATGTCATTCATGCTTTTTGCCTATGCCCTGTTTTTTTCATTTGCCTACCAAACCCTTTCCACAGGCACAGGCGCACTCATCATTTTCAGCGCAATCCAGATCACCATGTTTGCAGGCGGGATCTGCCAGGGAGAACGCCCCAATCTTTTAACCTTTCTGGGCATGGCCATTGCCATAGCAGGACTTGGAGGGCTGGTCTATCCATCCCTCTCCCTGCCCTCCAGGTCCGGCGCATTTTTCATGGGGATTTCAGGGGTTACCTGGGGCATCTATTCTCTTTTGGGACAAAAAGCCAAAAACCCTCAGGGAACCACGGCTGCCAATTTTTCAGCTGCCTTTATTCTTGCCTTGGTCGCAGGAGCCTTTTTCAAGGTTTTAGGAGGCCCCTTTGAGAGCAGCTTTGCCCGCCCGGATCCATTTACCCTGGGGGCGGCCCTGGCAAGCGGAGCCGTTGCTTCGGCCGGGGGGTACGTTGTCTGGTACCGGGCCTTACAGGACCTTTTGGCCGTTCAGGCGGCTTTGGTGCAGATGAGCGTGCCAATACTGGCCAGTTTAGGCGGAATTTTTTTTTATCAGAGCCTTTGA
- the recC gene encoding exodeoxyribonuclease V subunit gamma, with protein MLNLIKSNWMENLVQALLTMISEVPDTPLAPEYIGIQSRGMKQWLTTAIAQRFGICANVRFLFPRQILEQVLEHTIDNTQELSESRINKAKTVLNPEIMTWSIMDIFVSSSLEACPGFEASGLTRYIMDDPTGKKKLGLSRKIAKVFDDYQVYRPDLLAQWEGEKPLDPVSDSVKDHAVWQAWLWKQLSQRAMSLPDRVDALLTRARAGLLQRDHLPERFSLFGVSSMPPRFLEAFAALAEILDIHLFLLTPCSQFFFDLRSSRQKKEMDLFSDTDGKEDQEGLIPFTDDGNPLLAALGRSGREFHGILENFDYHEPWGDFFTDPLDHEEDRFGLDSGGLPSMLSVVQSDILNLVHRGEKDHPPRAAVSFADRSVSIHACHSPMRESQVLKDLILEAFNTHPELCPHDVIVMMPDIEAYAPFLEAAFSPSPKIPFAVSDRRRRSESSTLEAFLKIFKLKDSRLEKFRVMDLLQSPVIAEKFNLTVADQEQMDKGLTAAGVIWGKDEAHRIQVTGKSYPENTWAFGMRRLALGFAMPGGESELAGEVLPLDGFEGLEGQVFGQYAHFVHTLFDCLGLLDSPKTLENWAACFKRIVRSMMVSDKGYDKDMDFLFTAFEQMAQEGQDAGFKSKIDFSVAREAVESKLDQNISQGSFLAGSMTFCNLMPMRSIPFKLVCLMGMGEKHFPRAHSVNRFDLTHKHPRPGDKNEREEDRYLFLESLLSARQQLIITYTGMSISDNSPIPCAAPVAELEDTLIQSFSFPDGFSWKIFHPLHPFSPVYFDSSGKSPDFFSFSTPQCRIAKAQASQKLNISTGEKQSLCPPGAAGLPALQPLPCGPVFIEILDFIRFYRHPVQAFISRTLGLVYPDLGKERLDREAFQVKGLAQYHLGALCMDQTGDKELFARVRASGTLPFGQKGKTEFDRINGLARPIKSLADEMGARDRVETNNIEFKTGPFEFSGQVGDVFAQGRVVKGFAALTPARILTQWIYHLMYSVMVSDAGYTRLVGKDLKKGSVYCELAPLDQPTAGQIIEDLAQFYLTGQTRVMPFLTRVCFYLAATLKKLNYDQSSPCIEQAFERAKPHWAGNDHLPGECQNRYTALAFQGADPFANSEALKASGLIETGLFVFKPLLENLTL; from the coding sequence TTGCTCAACCTGATTAAAAGCAATTGGATGGAAAACCTTGTACAGGCGTTGTTGACCATGATTTCCGAGGTGCCTGATACCCCTTTGGCGCCCGAATATATCGGCATTCAGTCCAGAGGGATGAAACAATGGCTGACCACAGCCATTGCCCAAAGGTTTGGCATCTGTGCCAATGTTCGTTTCTTGTTTCCCCGGCAGATTTTAGAACAGGTCCTTGAGCATACCATTGATAATACCCAGGAGCTGTCCGAAAGCCGGATAAACAAGGCAAAAACCGTGTTGAACCCGGAGATCATGACCTGGTCCATCATGGATATCTTTGTCTCTTCTTCCCTTGAGGCGTGTCCCGGATTTGAGGCCAGCGGTCTTACCCGGTATATCATGGATGATCCCACGGGGAAAAAAAAACTGGGGCTCAGCCGGAAAATTGCAAAGGTGTTTGATGACTACCAGGTATACCGTCCCGACCTTTTGGCCCAGTGGGAGGGGGAAAAACCTCTTGATCCTGTATCAGATTCTGTCAAAGATCATGCCGTGTGGCAGGCATGGCTCTGGAAACAATTGAGCCAGAGGGCCATGTCTTTGCCAGACCGGGTGGATGCCCTTTTGACCCGGGCAAGGGCCGGTCTGCTCCAAAGGGATCATCTGCCTGAAAGATTTTCTTTGTTCGGGGTCTCATCCATGCCGCCCCGGTTTTTGGAGGCCTTTGCCGCCCTGGCCGAAATTTTGGATATTCATCTTTTTCTTTTGACCCCCTGCAGCCAGTTTTTTTTTGACTTAAGATCCAGCCGCCAAAAAAAAGAGATGGACCTTTTTTCGGATACGGATGGAAAAGAAGATCAAGAGGGGTTGATTCCCTTTACGGATGACGGCAATCCTTTGCTGGCAGCCCTGGGCCGAAGCGGCCGGGAGTTTCACGGTATCTTGGAAAATTTTGACTATCATGAACCCTGGGGGGATTTTTTTACAGACCCTTTGGATCATGAAGAAGACAGGTTTGGCCTGGATTCAGGAGGGCTGCCGTCCATGCTCTCTGTTGTCCAGTCTGATATTCTCAATCTGGTCCACAGGGGGGAGAAAGACCATCCTCCCCGGGCAGCGGTCTCTTTTGCTGATCGTTCTGTCTCCATTCATGCCTGTCATTCACCCATGCGGGAGTCCCAGGTGCTCAAGGACCTTATTCTCGAGGCATTTAATACCCATCCGGAACTTTGCCCCCATGATGTGATTGTGATGATGCCCGATATTGAGGCATACGCCCCTTTTTTAGAGGCCGCATTTTCCCCGTCCCCCAAAATTCCTTTTGCCGTATCTGACCGGCGAAGACGGTCAGAATCCAGCACTCTGGAGGCATTTTTAAAAATATTCAAGCTCAAGGATTCCCGGTTGGAAAAATTCCGGGTCATGGATCTTTTGCAATCCCCTGTGATTGCAGAAAAATTTAATTTGACCGTGGCAGACCAGGAGCAGATGGACAAAGGCCTTACCGCTGCAGGTGTTATCTGGGGCAAGGACGAGGCCCACCGTATCCAGGTCACGGGCAAATCATACCCGGAAAATACCTGGGCCTTTGGCATGCGCCGTTTGGCCCTGGGCTTTGCCATGCCCGGCGGAGAATCGGAACTGGCAGGAGAGGTTCTGCCCCTGGACGGGTTTGAGGGCCTGGAGGGCCAGGTCTTTGGGCAATATGCCCATTTTGTTCATACCTTGTTTGACTGTCTTGGACTTTTGGACTCTCCCAAGACCCTGGAAAACTGGGCCGCCTGTTTTAAACGCATTGTCCGGTCCATGATGGTCTCTGACAAAGGCTATGACAAGGATATGGATTTTTTGTTCACCGCCTTTGAACAGATGGCTCAAGAGGGTCAGGATGCAGGATTTAAATCCAAAATAGATTTTTCAGTGGCAAGGGAGGCTGTTGAATCAAAACTGGATCAGAATATTTCACAGGGCAGTTTTCTTGCCGGCAGCATGACCTTCTGCAATCTCATGCCCATGAGAAGCATTCCTTTTAAGCTGGTATGCCTCATGGGCATGGGAGAAAAACATTTTCCAAGGGCACATTCGGTGAACCGCTTTGATTTGACCCATAAACACCCAAGACCCGGTGACAAGAACGAACGGGAAGAAGATCGCTATCTGTTCCTCGAGTCTTTGCTTTCAGCACGGCAGCAGCTGATTATCACCTATACGGGGATGAGCATCAGCGATAATTCTCCCATCCCCTGTGCAGCGCCTGTGGCAGAGCTTGAAGATACCCTGATTCAGAGCTTTAGTTTTCCCGACGGGTTTTCCTGGAAAATTTTCCACCCCCTTCATCCTTTCAGCCCTGTGTACTTTGATTCTTCGGGAAAATCCCCTGATTTTTTTTCGTTTTCCACCCCCCAATGCCGGATTGCAAAGGCCCAGGCAAGTCAAAAATTAAACATCAGTACGGGGGAAAAACAAAGTCTTTGCCCTCCTGGCGCAGCGGGCTTACCCGCTTTGCAGCCTTTGCCCTGCGGACCGGTGTTCATTGAGATCCTTGATTTTATCCGGTTTTATCGCCATCCTGTCCAGGCGTTTATCTCCCGTACCCTGGGGCTTGTTTATCCTGATTTGGGAAAAGAACGCCTGGATCGGGAGGCGTTTCAGGTCAAGGGGCTTGCCCAATACCATTTGGGGGCCTTGTGTATGGATCAGACGGGAGACAAGGAGTTGTTTGCCCGGGTCAGGGCGTCCGGCACATTGCCGTTTGGACAAAAGGGAAAAACCGAATTTGACCGAATAAACGGCCTTGCCCGGCCCATAAAGAGCCTGGCAGACGAGATGGGGGCCCGGGACAGGGTTGAAACAAACAATATTGAATTTAAAACAGGGCCCTTTGAGTTTTCAGGCCAGGTGGGTGATGTTTTTGCCCAGGGCCGTGTGGTCAAAGGATTTGCCGCCTTGACCCCGGCCCGTATTCTCACCCAGTGGATTTATCATCTGATGTATTCGGTCATGGTCTCTGATGCCGGATATACCCGGCTGGTGGGCAAGGATCTCAAAAAGGGCAGCGTTTATTGTGAATTAGCCCCCTTAGATCAACCAACGGCCGGGCAAATCATAGAAGATCTTGCACAATTTTATCTTACCGGCCAGACCCGGGTGATGCCTTTTTTAACCCGGGTCTGCTTTTATCTTGCCGCCACCTTAAAAAAACTTAACTATGATCAAAGCAGCCCTTGCATTGAACAGGCGTTTGAAAGGGCAAAACCCCATTGGGCAGGCAATGATCATCTGCCGGGTGAATGCCAAAACAGGTATACCGCACTGGCCTTTCAGGGGGCAGATCCCTTTGCAAATTCAGAGGCCCTAAAGGCATCCGGGCTGATCGAGACCGGCCTTTTTGTTTTTAAACCGCTTTTGGAGAACCTGACCCTGTGA
- the mtnP gene encoding S-methyl-5'-thioadenosine phosphorylase: MMQIGIIGGSGLDDPDILTNPQEVEIHTPYGSPSSKIMSGRIGDLGVFLLARHGRNHQFSPTQVNNRANIHALKEAGATHIMATTACGSLRQEIDRGHFVILDQFIDFTRFRKTSFVDSFETGAVHTAMAHPFDQGLRLSLFDSAKALGFLVHKSGCVVTIEGPRFSTVAESKMFRLWGADVINMSTAPEAMLANEAGLPYAAVAMSTDYDCWKEDEDPVTWDDILAVFNQNADNVKSLLVKTIEDLTLTQEIN, translated from the coding sequence ATAATGCAGATCGGCATAATTGGCGGATCAGGGTTGGATGACCCGGATATTTTAACAAACCCGCAGGAAGTTGAAATTCATACCCCCTATGGATCCCCCTCGTCTAAAATCATGTCCGGCAGGATCGGGGATCTTGGTGTGTTTCTTCTGGCCAGGCATGGCAGAAACCATCAGTTCAGTCCGACCCAGGTCAACAACAGGGCCAATATCCATGCCCTTAAAGAGGCAGGTGCCACCCATATCATGGCCACCACGGCCTGCGGCAGCTTAAGGCAGGAAATTGACCGGGGCCATTTTGTTATTCTGGACCAGTTTATTGACTTTACACGGTTTCGTAAAACCAGTTTTGTGGATTCCTTTGAAACGGGTGCGGTTCATACGGCCATGGCACACCCTTTTGACCAAGGTTTGAGGCTGAGCCTGTTTGACTCGGCAAAGGCCCTTGGATTTTTGGTTCACAAATCAGGGTGCGTGGTCACCATTGAAGGGCCTCGATTTTCCACTGTGGCCGAGTCAAAGATGTTTCGACTATGGGGGGCAGATGTGATAAATATGTCAACAGCACCCGAGGCCATGCTGGCCAATGAGGCGGGTCTCCCCTATGCTGCCGTGGCTATGTCAACGGATTATGACTGCTGGAAAGAGGATGAAGACCCGGTCACCTGGGATGACATTTTGGCCGTGTTTAATCAAAATGCAGATAATGTAAAAAGTCTGCTTGTCAAAACCATTGAAGATTTAACCCTTACACAGGAGATCAATTAG
- a CDS encoding thioredoxin fold domain-containing protein, producing MKKENVLVVALILIALGGFYLFNRLNSGQPSQAVPVFTENASVQTGSAQDINWKDFTSGMALARAEQKSVFLYFYAPWCIYCTKLKKTTFKDARVLEYLKQNFVSIHVDTDKSPSLAQDWQVKGLPTMFFLDPQGEKINRMPGYVDAGQLLQILKYIHTQSYTTMEFHEFVKQG from the coding sequence ATGAAAAAAGAAAATGTACTGGTTGTTGCTCTGATTTTGATTGCCCTGGGCGGATTCTATTTGTTTAACCGTTTAAATTCAGGTCAGCCGTCACAGGCTGTGCCGGTTTTTACCGAAAATGCATCTGTTCAGACCGGATCCGCACAGGATATCAACTGGAAAGACTTTACCTCGGGCATGGCCCTGGCACGGGCGGAGCAGAAAAGTGTTTTTCTCTACTTTTATGCGCCCTGGTGCATCTATTGTACCAAATTAAAAAAGACCACATTTAAGGATGCCAGGGTGCTTGAGTATTTAAAACAAAATTTTGTCAGTATCCATGTGGATACCGACAAAAGCCCTTCACTGGCCCAGGACTGGCAGGTCAAAGGCTTGCCCACCATGTTTTTTCTTGACCCGCAGGGAGAAAAAATAAACCGGATGCCCGGATATGTGGATGCAGGTCAATTGCTTCAGATTTTAAAATATATCCATACCCAAAGCTATACGACCATGGAGTTCCATGAATTTGTAAAACAAGGATAA